Proteins encoded in a region of the Thunnus thynnus chromosome 8, fThuThy2.1, whole genome shotgun sequence genome:
- the LOC137188055 gene encoding importin-13-like, whose product METPGRIAATPDALDFTVENVEKALHQLYYDPNIENKNLAQKWLMQAQVSPQAWQFCWALLSPDKVPEIQYFGASALHTKISRYWSDIPTDQYESLKSQLFSQIACFSSGSKMVLTRLCVALASLALNTMPEAWPGAVAEMVRVFQEEGGGVDGRARCLALLELLTVLPEEFQTSRLPQYRKGQVRGALGREWGSVCPLLQQLLRRTDSPGAVKARVLRCLSSWVLLDVPLSESEGLVHDCFSALPDPELFDTAVEAIVNAISQPDSQRYVNTLLKLVPQVLALQEQLREAVQNGDMETCHGICRIAVTLGENHSRTLLEQVDHWQSFLALVNMIMFCTGIPGHYPVNETTSSLTLTFWYTLQDEIMSFESDKQTVYLQVYRPVYFQLVDVLLHKAQFPSDQEYASWSSDEKEQFRIYRVDISDTLMYVYEMLGAELLSNLYDKLGRLLTNAEQPTSWQHTEALLYGFQSIAETIDVNYSDVIPGLIGLIPRISINNVQLADTVMFTIGALAEWLADHPVMLSSVLPLVLQALGNPDLSVSSVSTLKKICRECKYDLPPYATNIVAVSQEVLIKQIHKTSQCMWLMQALGFLLSALPVEDILRNLHSLITPYIQQLEKLADETPNPSNKLAIIHILGLLSNLFTTLDISKQDDESADGSAPPVKTAPPPPGPNPVVVVLQQVFALIQTVLSKWLNDSQVVEAVCAIFEKSVKTLLHDFAPMVSQLSEMLGQMYSTIPQASALDLTRQMVHIFASETDHFPPIKALFELVTSVTLSIFQQGPRDHPDIVDSFMQLQAQALKRKPDLFLSESLDVKAVFHCGVLSLKFPEAPTVKSTCLFFTELLPHCSDVPPLARVVQEDGKLLIQAVLEGIGGGASRSLMDQFAEVLFCLNKHCFSLLAVWLKEALQPPGFPSTRVTTEQKDNFSQQILRERVNKRRVKDIVKEFTLLCRGLHGTEYAAEY is encoded by the exons ATGGAGACGCCGGGGAGGATAGCAGCCACACCGGACGCCCTGGACTTCACGGTGGAAAACGTAGAGAAG GCCCTCCACCAGTTGTACTACGATCCCAATATAGAAAACAAGAATCTGGCCCAGAAATGGCTAATGCAGGCCCAGGTCTCCCCTCAGGCCTGGCAGTTTTGCTGGGCCCTGCTGAGCCCAGACAAG GTGCCAGAGATCCAGTATTTCGGCGCAAGTGCACTTCATACCAAGATCTCTCGCTACTGGTCAGACATCCCCACAGACCAGTACGAGTCTCTGAAGAGCCAGCTGTTCTCCCAGATTGCCTGCTTCTCCTCCGGCTCCAAGATGGTGCTTACCCGGCTGTGTGTGGCCCTGGCCTCACTGGCTCTCAACACCATGCCTGAGGCCTGGCCTGGCGCCGTGGCAGAGATGGTGCGGGTGTTCCAggaagaggggggaggggtAGATGGGAGGGCACGCTGCCTGGCATTGCTGGAACTACTTACCGTCCTGCCTGAGGAGTTCCAGACCAGCCGCCTGCCGCAATACCGAAAGGGACAG GTTCGGGGAGCCCTGGGCCGGGAGTGGGGCTCAGTGTGTCCCTTACTGCAGCAACTGCTGCGAAGGACGGACAGCCCCGGGGCGGTGAAAGCTCGCGTGCTGCGCTGCCTGTCATCCTGGGTGCTGCTGGATGTGCCCCTCAGCGAGAGCGAAGGCCTGGTGCACGACTGCTTCAGCGCCCTGCCTGACCCAGAGCTCTTCGACACAGCGGTGGAGGCAATCGTCAACGCCATCTCACAGCCTGATTCCcaaag ATATGTGAACACTTTGCTGAAACTGGTTCCTCAAGTGCTGGCCCTCCAGGAGCAGCTCAGAGAGGCTGTTCAGAATGGAGACATGGAGACCTGCCACGGTATCTGCCGCATCGCCGTCACACTGGGAGAGAACCactccag gacTCTGTTGGAGCAAGTGGATCACTGGCAGAGCTTCCTGGCTTTAGTCAACATGATAATGTTTTGTACAGGCATCCCCGGCCACTACCCAGTCAACGAGACCACCAGCTCCCTTACACTCACCTTCTGGTATACATTACAA GATGAAATCATGTCGTTTGAGTCTGACAAGCAGACAGTCTACCTGCAGGTCTACAGGCCCGTGTATTTCCAGCTGGTGGATGTTCTGCTGCACAAAGCCCAGTTCCCTTCCGACCAGGAGTACGCATCCTGGTCTTCAGATGAGAAAGAACAGTTTCGAATCTAcag GGTGGATATATCTGACACACtcatgtatgtgtatgagaTGCTGGGAGCAGAGCTGCTGAGTAACCTGTATGATAAACTAGGAAGACTGTTGACTAATGCGGAGCAGCCCACGTCATGGCAG cacacAGAAGCTTTGCTGTACGGCTTCCAGTCCATAGCAGAGACGATAGATGTGAATTACTCTGACGTCATCCCTGGCCTAATAGGACTCATCCCACGCATCAGCATCAACAACGTCCAGCTGGCAGACACAGTGATGTTCACTATAG GCGCTCTGGCTGAATGGTTGGCAGACCACCCAGTGATGCTCAGCAGTGTCCTGCCCTTGGTGCTGCAGGCTTTAGGGAACCCAGacctttctgtttcctctgtctctACACTCAAGAAGATCTGTAGGGAGTGCAAATACGACCTGCCACCCTACGCAACCAACATAGTAGCTGTCTCTCAG gaGGTGCTTATAAAGCAGATCCACAAG ACGAGTCAGTGTATGTGGCTGATGCAGGCTCTGGGCTTCCTGCTCTCAGCTCTCCCTGTGGAAGACATCTTGAGAAACCTTCACTCTCTTATCACCCCCTACATTCAGCAACTCGAGAAACTAGCTGATGAGACG CCTAATCCCTCCAACAAGTTAGCAATCATCCACATCTTGGGGCTGCTGTCCAACCTGTTCACTACGCTGGACATCAGCAAGCAGGATGATGAGTCAGCGGACGGCTCAGCACCACCTGTCAAAACAGCACCACCTCCACCTGGACCAAACCCA gttgTTGTGGTTTTGCAACAAGTGTTTGCTCTTATACAGACAGTACTCAGCAAGTGGCTCAACGACTCGCAGGTTGTAGAG GCGGTGTGCGCCATCTTTGAGAAGTCTGTGAAGACTCTGCTCCATGACTTTGCTCCCATGGTGTCTCAGCTAAGTGAGATGCTCGGGCAGATGTACAGTACAATTCCTCAGGCCTCGGCCCTTGACCTCACACGACAG ATGGTGCATATCTTTGCCAGCGAGACAGACCACTTCCCACCCATCAAGGCTCTGTTTGAGCTGGTTACCTCGGTAACATTGTCCATCTTCCAACAAG gACCCAGGGATCATCCTGATATTGTTGATTCATTTATGCAACTCCAAgctcag GCCCTCAAACGGAAGCCCGATTTGTTCTTGTCTGAGAGTCTTGACGTGAAAGCAGTGTTCCACTGTG GAGTTCTGTCACTCAAATTTCCTGAGGCTCCGACAGTCAAGTCAACATGCTTGTTCTTT ACTGAATTGTTACCCCACTGCTCGGATGTGCCTCCATTAGCCAGGGTGGTGCAGGAGGACGGCAAACTGTTGATCCAGGCCGTACTGGAG GGCATCGGGGGCGGGGCATCTCGGAGCCTGATGGACCAGTTTGCAGAGGTGCTTTTCTGTCTGAACAAGCACTGCTTTTCTCTGCTGGCTGTGTGGTTGAAGGAGGCGCTGCAGCCTCCAGGGTTCCCATCAACACGGGTCACAACTGAACAGAAAGACAACTTCTCCCAGCAGATACTTAG AGAACGAGTGAACAAGAGGAGGGTGAAGGACATAGTGAAGGAGTTTACACTACTGTGCAGAGGGCTCCATGGTACAGAGTACGCCGCTGAATACTGA